The following are encoded in a window of Rosa chinensis cultivar Old Blush chromosome 4, RchiOBHm-V2, whole genome shotgun sequence genomic DNA:
- the LOC112200696 gene encoding protein ENHANCED DOWNY MILDEW 2 isoform X2 gives MEAANNSPGIREEGELSPDDADDIQVTKRLKSVVDDTIDDAEDEFIDIDYMFGYVCALCHDGGDLLCCEGRCLRSFHATPETGQDSGCVSLGFTKDAVDAMPNFLCQNCKYKQHQCFVCGELGSSDKSSGAAEVVPCVSPVCGQFYHPHCVAKELSQDNGVPAEELEKKITMGESFTCPVHKCRVCKQGENIKDHGLQFAVCMLCPKSYHRKCLPSFIPFEDEGTCGEGKLVTRAWDGIMPNRILIYCIKHEEDKTTKLFVRDHIKFPAVKEKRKLTPQSIVDRKQVASMMINPSLEESYRERTANTEFKQKEKPSFARKRGNLDAPNTDTKRRILGLMEKAASSITLKDILRKYPVPSHTYSIKNVVDTKMSLGKVEVSIEAARTALRKLDEGCSTKDAEAVCGPEVLKQIFRWKTKMNVYLGPFLHGMRYTSFGRHFTNVEKLKQIVDKLHWYVKTGDMIVDFCCGANDFSVIMKKKLEETGKNCYYKNYDLFQAKNDFNFEKKDWMTVQREELPMGSRLIMGLNPPFGVKASRANQFIDKALGFNPKLLILIVPSETQRLDQKASPYDLIWENSQLLSGKSFYLPGSVDVNGKHIDQHNVIPPPLYLWSRPDWSSEHYAIAQEHGHISIPQSATIENSSTHFEDRIRVH, from the exons AC GACATTCAAGTTACTAAAAGGCTCAAATCTGTGGTTGATGATACGATTGATGATGCTGAAGATGAGTTCATTGACATTGATTATATGTTTGGCTATGTCTGCGCTTTGTGTCATGATGGCGGTGACCTCTTGTG TTGTGAAGGGAGGTGCCTAAGGTCATTTCATGCAACTCCAGAGACTGGTCAGGACTCTGGTTGCGTATCTCTTGGCTTTACGAAGGATGCAGTAGAT GCAATGCCTAATTTCTTATGCCAGAACTGCAAATACAAACAACACCAGTGCTTTGTTTGTGGAGAGTTGGGATCTTCAGACAAATCTTCAGGTGCTGCTGAG gTTGTTCCCTGTGTTTCTCCGGTATGTGGTCAATTCTACCATCCACATTGTGTTGCAAAAGAACTTTCTCAAGATAATGGAGTTCCTGCTGAAGAACTTGAGAAAAAGATTACAATGGGAGAATCTTTTACATGTCCAGTTCATAAGTGCCGCGTTTGTAAACAAGGAGAAAATATTAAGGATCACGGTTTACAATTTGCTGTGTGCATGCTCTGTCCCAAGTCATACCACAGGAAATGCCTGCCAAg TTTTATTCCTTTTGAAGACGAAGGAACATGTGGTGAAGGAAAATTAGTAACAAGAGCTTGGGACGGAATAATGCCTAACCGTATACTAATATATTGCAT AAAACACGAGGAAGATAAAACAACTAAACTTTTTGTAAGGGACCACATAAAATTTCCTGCTGTTAAAGAGAAGAGGAAACTGACACCACAGTCTATTGTAGACAGAAAGCAAGTTGCGTCTATGATGATAAATCCTTCATTGGAAGAATCATACAGAGAAAGAACTGCAAACACAGAATTCAAACAGAAGGAGAAACCATCTTTTGCTAGAAAGCGTGGAAATTTGGATGCACCTAATACAGATACAAAAAGGAG AATATTGGGCTTAATGGAGAAGGCTGCATCTTCAATAACCTTGAAAGATATATTAAGGAAGTACCCAGTTCCATCTCATACTTACTCCATCAAAAATGTTGTGGACACGAAAATGTCATTGGGAAAGGTGGAAGTCTCGATTGAG GCCGCTAGAACAGCATTGAGAAAACTAGATGAAGGGTGCAGTACCAAAGATGCAGAAGCTGTTTGTGGGCCTGAGGTTCTTAAACAGATATTTAGATGGAAG ACAAAGATGAATGTTTATCTCGGTCCTTTCCTTCATGGCATGCGCTACACATCCTTTGGTCGTCATTTTACGAACGTGGAGAAACTAAAACAG ATTGTAGATAAGCTCCACTGGTATGTGAAGACCGGAGATATG ATTGTGGACTTTTGCTGTGGTGCTAATGACTTCAGTGTCATTATGAAAAAAAAGCTTGAAGAGACGGGAAAGAATTGCTACTACAAGAACTATGACCTTTTTCAAGCTAAG AATGATTTTAATTTCGAAAAGAAGGATTGGATGACTGTCCAGAGAGAGGAGTTACCCATGGGATCTCGGTTG ATCATGGGGCTGAACCCTCCTTTTGGAGTTAAAGCATCTCGGGCGAACCAGTTCATTGATAAGGCTCTCGGGTTTAATCCAAAGCTCCTAATTCTTATTGTTCCATCAGAAACACAAAG GCTGGATCAGAAGGCATCACCTTATGATCTGATTTGGGAGAATTCTCAGCTTCTATCAGGAAAG TCATTTTATCTACCTGGATCAGTTGATGTGAATGGTAAACATATAGACCAGCATAATGTGATTCCACCTCCTCTCTATCTCTGGAGTCGTCCTGATTGGTCTTCGGAACACTATGCTATAGCTCAAGAGCATGGTCACATTTCTATACCCCAGTCAGCAACG ATTGAGAACAGCAGCACTCATTTTGAAGACCGAATCAGGGTGCACTGA
- the LOC112200696 gene encoding protein ENHANCED DOWNY MILDEW 2 isoform X4, whose product MEAANNSPGIREEGELSPDDADDIQVTKRLKSVVDDTIDDAEDEFIDIDYMFGYVCALCHDGGDLLCCEGRCLRSFHATPETGQDSGCVSLGFTKDAVDAMPNFLCQNCKYKQHQCFVCGELGSSDKSSGAAEVVPCVSPVCGQFYHPHCVAKELSQDNGVPAEELEKKITMGESFTCPVHKCRVCKQGENIKDHGLQFAVCMLCPKSYHRKCLPSFIPFEDEGTCGEGKLVTRAWDGIMPNRILIYCIKHEEDKTTKLFVRDHIKFPAVKEKRKLTPQSIVDRKQVASMMINPSLEESYRERTANTEFKQKEKPSFARKRGNLDAPNTDTKRRNPNLMINYHALSGSEVSFLQFRILGLMEKAASSITLKDILRKYPVPSHTYSIKNVVDTKMSLGKVEVSIEAARTALRKLDEGCSTKDAEAVCGPEVLKQIFRWKTKMNVYLGPFLHGMRYTSFGRHFTNVEKLKQIVDKLHWYVKTGDMIVDFCCGANDFSVIMKKKLEETGKNCYYKNYDLFQAKFKSVSYLAH is encoded by the exons AC GACATTCAAGTTACTAAAAGGCTCAAATCTGTGGTTGATGATACGATTGATGATGCTGAAGATGAGTTCATTGACATTGATTATATGTTTGGCTATGTCTGCGCTTTGTGTCATGATGGCGGTGACCTCTTGTG TTGTGAAGGGAGGTGCCTAAGGTCATTTCATGCAACTCCAGAGACTGGTCAGGACTCTGGTTGCGTATCTCTTGGCTTTACGAAGGATGCAGTAGAT GCAATGCCTAATTTCTTATGCCAGAACTGCAAATACAAACAACACCAGTGCTTTGTTTGTGGAGAGTTGGGATCTTCAGACAAATCTTCAGGTGCTGCTGAG gTTGTTCCCTGTGTTTCTCCGGTATGTGGTCAATTCTACCATCCACATTGTGTTGCAAAAGAACTTTCTCAAGATAATGGAGTTCCTGCTGAAGAACTTGAGAAAAAGATTACAATGGGAGAATCTTTTACATGTCCAGTTCATAAGTGCCGCGTTTGTAAACAAGGAGAAAATATTAAGGATCACGGTTTACAATTTGCTGTGTGCATGCTCTGTCCCAAGTCATACCACAGGAAATGCCTGCCAAg TTTTATTCCTTTTGAAGACGAAGGAACATGTGGTGAAGGAAAATTAGTAACAAGAGCTTGGGACGGAATAATGCCTAACCGTATACTAATATATTGCAT AAAACACGAGGAAGATAAAACAACTAAACTTTTTGTAAGGGACCACATAAAATTTCCTGCTGTTAAAGAGAAGAGGAAACTGACACCACAGTCTATTGTAGACAGAAAGCAAGTTGCGTCTATGATGATAAATCCTTCATTGGAAGAATCATACAGAGAAAGAACTGCAAACACAGAATTCAAACAGAAGGAGAAACCATCTTTTGCTAGAAAGCGTGGAAATTTGGATGCACCTAATACAGATACAAAAAGGAG AAATCCTAATTTGATGATTAATTATCACGCGCTGTCTGGTTCTGAGGTAAGTTTCTTGCAATTCAGAATATTGGGCTTAATGGAGAAGGCTGCATCTTCAATAACCTTGAAAGATATATTAAGGAAGTACCCAGTTCCATCTCATACTTACTCCATCAAAAATGTTGTGGACACGAAAATGTCATTGGGAAAGGTGGAAGTCTCGATTGAG GCCGCTAGAACAGCATTGAGAAAACTAGATGAAGGGTGCAGTACCAAAGATGCAGAAGCTGTTTGTGGGCCTGAGGTTCTTAAACAGATATTTAGATGGAAG ACAAAGATGAATGTTTATCTCGGTCCTTTCCTTCATGGCATGCGCTACACATCCTTTGGTCGTCATTTTACGAACGTGGAGAAACTAAAACAG ATTGTAGATAAGCTCCACTGGTATGTGAAGACCGGAGATATG ATTGTGGACTTTTGCTGTGGTGCTAATGACTTCAGTGTCATTATGAAAAAAAAGCTTGAAGAGACGGGAAAGAATTGCTACTACAAGAACTATGACCTTTTTCAAGCTAAG TTCAAATCTGTCAGTTACTTGGCTCATTGA
- the LOC112200696 gene encoding protein ENHANCED DOWNY MILDEW 2 isoform X1 yields MEAANNSPGIREEGELSPDDADDIQVTKRLKSVVDDTIDDAEDEFIDIDYMFGYVCALCHDGGDLLCCEGRCLRSFHATPETGQDSGCVSLGFTKDAVDAMPNFLCQNCKYKQHQCFVCGELGSSDKSSGAAEVVPCVSPVCGQFYHPHCVAKELSQDNGVPAEELEKKITMGESFTCPVHKCRVCKQGENIKDHGLQFAVCMLCPKSYHRKCLPSFIPFEDEGTCGEGKLVTRAWDGIMPNRILIYCIKHEEDKTTKLFVRDHIKFPAVKEKRKLTPQSIVDRKQVASMMINPSLEESYRERTANTEFKQKEKPSFARKRGNLDAPNTDTKRRNPNLMINYHALSGSEVSFLQFRILGLMEKAASSITLKDILRKYPVPSHTYSIKNVVDTKMSLGKVEVSIEAARTALRKLDEGCSTKDAEAVCGPEVLKQIFRWKTKMNVYLGPFLHGMRYTSFGRHFTNVEKLKQIVDKLHWYVKTGDMIVDFCCGANDFSVIMKKKLEETGKNCYYKNYDLFQAKNDFNFEKKDWMTVQREELPMGSRLIMGLNPPFGVKASRANQFIDKALGFNPKLLILIVPSETQRLDQKASPYDLIWENSQLLSGKSFYLPGSVDVNGKHIDQHNVIPPPLYLWSRPDWSSEHYAIAQEHGHISIPQSATIENSSTHFEDRIRVH; encoded by the exons AC GACATTCAAGTTACTAAAAGGCTCAAATCTGTGGTTGATGATACGATTGATGATGCTGAAGATGAGTTCATTGACATTGATTATATGTTTGGCTATGTCTGCGCTTTGTGTCATGATGGCGGTGACCTCTTGTG TTGTGAAGGGAGGTGCCTAAGGTCATTTCATGCAACTCCAGAGACTGGTCAGGACTCTGGTTGCGTATCTCTTGGCTTTACGAAGGATGCAGTAGAT GCAATGCCTAATTTCTTATGCCAGAACTGCAAATACAAACAACACCAGTGCTTTGTTTGTGGAGAGTTGGGATCTTCAGACAAATCTTCAGGTGCTGCTGAG gTTGTTCCCTGTGTTTCTCCGGTATGTGGTCAATTCTACCATCCACATTGTGTTGCAAAAGAACTTTCTCAAGATAATGGAGTTCCTGCTGAAGAACTTGAGAAAAAGATTACAATGGGAGAATCTTTTACATGTCCAGTTCATAAGTGCCGCGTTTGTAAACAAGGAGAAAATATTAAGGATCACGGTTTACAATTTGCTGTGTGCATGCTCTGTCCCAAGTCATACCACAGGAAATGCCTGCCAAg TTTTATTCCTTTTGAAGACGAAGGAACATGTGGTGAAGGAAAATTAGTAACAAGAGCTTGGGACGGAATAATGCCTAACCGTATACTAATATATTGCAT AAAACACGAGGAAGATAAAACAACTAAACTTTTTGTAAGGGACCACATAAAATTTCCTGCTGTTAAAGAGAAGAGGAAACTGACACCACAGTCTATTGTAGACAGAAAGCAAGTTGCGTCTATGATGATAAATCCTTCATTGGAAGAATCATACAGAGAAAGAACTGCAAACACAGAATTCAAACAGAAGGAGAAACCATCTTTTGCTAGAAAGCGTGGAAATTTGGATGCACCTAATACAGATACAAAAAGGAG AAATCCTAATTTGATGATTAATTATCACGCGCTGTCTGGTTCTGAGGTAAGTTTCTTGCAATTCAGAATATTGGGCTTAATGGAGAAGGCTGCATCTTCAATAACCTTGAAAGATATATTAAGGAAGTACCCAGTTCCATCTCATACTTACTCCATCAAAAATGTTGTGGACACGAAAATGTCATTGGGAAAGGTGGAAGTCTCGATTGAG GCCGCTAGAACAGCATTGAGAAAACTAGATGAAGGGTGCAGTACCAAAGATGCAGAAGCTGTTTGTGGGCCTGAGGTTCTTAAACAGATATTTAGATGGAAG ACAAAGATGAATGTTTATCTCGGTCCTTTCCTTCATGGCATGCGCTACACATCCTTTGGTCGTCATTTTACGAACGTGGAGAAACTAAAACAG ATTGTAGATAAGCTCCACTGGTATGTGAAGACCGGAGATATG ATTGTGGACTTTTGCTGTGGTGCTAATGACTTCAGTGTCATTATGAAAAAAAAGCTTGAAGAGACGGGAAAGAATTGCTACTACAAGAACTATGACCTTTTTCAAGCTAAG AATGATTTTAATTTCGAAAAGAAGGATTGGATGACTGTCCAGAGAGAGGAGTTACCCATGGGATCTCGGTTG ATCATGGGGCTGAACCCTCCTTTTGGAGTTAAAGCATCTCGGGCGAACCAGTTCATTGATAAGGCTCTCGGGTTTAATCCAAAGCTCCTAATTCTTATTGTTCCATCAGAAACACAAAG GCTGGATCAGAAGGCATCACCTTATGATCTGATTTGGGAGAATTCTCAGCTTCTATCAGGAAAG TCATTTTATCTACCTGGATCAGTTGATGTGAATGGTAAACATATAGACCAGCATAATGTGATTCCACCTCCTCTCTATCTCTGGAGTCGTCCTGATTGGTCTTCGGAACACTATGCTATAGCTCAAGAGCATGGTCACATTTCTATACCCCAGTCAGCAACG ATTGAGAACAGCAGCACTCATTTTGAAGACCGAATCAGGGTGCACTGA
- the LOC112200696 gene encoding protein ENHANCED DOWNY MILDEW 2 isoform X5: MEAANNSPGIREEGELSPDDADDIQVTKRLKSVVDDTIDDAEDEFIDIDYMFGYVCALCHDGGDLLCCEGRCLRSFHATPETGQDSGCVSLGFTKDAVDAMPNFLCQNCKYKQHQCFVCGELGSSDKSSGAAEVVPCVSPVCGQFYHPHCVAKELSQDNGVPAEELEKKITMGESFTCPVHKCRVCKQGENIKDHGLQFAVCMLCPKSYHRKCLPSFIPFEDEGTCGEGKLVTRAWDGIMPNRILIYCIKHEEDKTTKLFVRDHIKFPAVKEKRKLTPQSIVDRKQVASMMINPSLEESYRERTANTEFKQKEKPSFARKRGNLDAPNTDTKRRNPNLMINYHALSGSEVSFLQFRILGLMEKAASSITLKDILRKYPVPSHTYSIKNVVDTKMSLGKVEVSIEAARTALRKLDEGCSTKDAEAVCGPEVLKQIFRWKTKMNVYLGPFLHGMRYTSFGRHFTNVEKLKQIVDKLHWYVKTGDMIVDFCCGANDFSVIMKKKLEETGKNCYYKNYDLFQAKGAVKFHF; this comes from the exons AC GACATTCAAGTTACTAAAAGGCTCAAATCTGTGGTTGATGATACGATTGATGATGCTGAAGATGAGTTCATTGACATTGATTATATGTTTGGCTATGTCTGCGCTTTGTGTCATGATGGCGGTGACCTCTTGTG TTGTGAAGGGAGGTGCCTAAGGTCATTTCATGCAACTCCAGAGACTGGTCAGGACTCTGGTTGCGTATCTCTTGGCTTTACGAAGGATGCAGTAGAT GCAATGCCTAATTTCTTATGCCAGAACTGCAAATACAAACAACACCAGTGCTTTGTTTGTGGAGAGTTGGGATCTTCAGACAAATCTTCAGGTGCTGCTGAG gTTGTTCCCTGTGTTTCTCCGGTATGTGGTCAATTCTACCATCCACATTGTGTTGCAAAAGAACTTTCTCAAGATAATGGAGTTCCTGCTGAAGAACTTGAGAAAAAGATTACAATGGGAGAATCTTTTACATGTCCAGTTCATAAGTGCCGCGTTTGTAAACAAGGAGAAAATATTAAGGATCACGGTTTACAATTTGCTGTGTGCATGCTCTGTCCCAAGTCATACCACAGGAAATGCCTGCCAAg TTTTATTCCTTTTGAAGACGAAGGAACATGTGGTGAAGGAAAATTAGTAACAAGAGCTTGGGACGGAATAATGCCTAACCGTATACTAATATATTGCAT AAAACACGAGGAAGATAAAACAACTAAACTTTTTGTAAGGGACCACATAAAATTTCCTGCTGTTAAAGAGAAGAGGAAACTGACACCACAGTCTATTGTAGACAGAAAGCAAGTTGCGTCTATGATGATAAATCCTTCATTGGAAGAATCATACAGAGAAAGAACTGCAAACACAGAATTCAAACAGAAGGAGAAACCATCTTTTGCTAGAAAGCGTGGAAATTTGGATGCACCTAATACAGATACAAAAAGGAG AAATCCTAATTTGATGATTAATTATCACGCGCTGTCTGGTTCTGAGGTAAGTTTCTTGCAATTCAGAATATTGGGCTTAATGGAGAAGGCTGCATCTTCAATAACCTTGAAAGATATATTAAGGAAGTACCCAGTTCCATCTCATACTTACTCCATCAAAAATGTTGTGGACACGAAAATGTCATTGGGAAAGGTGGAAGTCTCGATTGAG GCCGCTAGAACAGCATTGAGAAAACTAGATGAAGGGTGCAGTACCAAAGATGCAGAAGCTGTTTGTGGGCCTGAGGTTCTTAAACAGATATTTAGATGGAAG ACAAAGATGAATGTTTATCTCGGTCCTTTCCTTCATGGCATGCGCTACACATCCTTTGGTCGTCATTTTACGAACGTGGAGAAACTAAAACAG ATTGTAGATAAGCTCCACTGGTATGTGAAGACCGGAGATATG ATTGTGGACTTTTGCTGTGGTGCTAATGACTTCAGTGTCATTATGAAAAAAAAGCTTGAAGAGACGGGAAAGAATTGCTACTACAAGAACTATGACCTTTTTCAAGCTAAG GGAGCAGTAAAATTCCACTTCTGA
- the LOC112200696 gene encoding protein ENHANCED DOWNY MILDEW 2 isoform X3 produces the protein MPNFLCQNCKYKQHQCFVCGELGSSDKSSGAAEVVPCVSPVCGQFYHPHCVAKELSQDNGVPAEELEKKITMGESFTCPVHKCRVCKQGENIKDHGLQFAVCMLCPKSYHRKCLPSFIPFEDEGTCGEGKLVTRAWDGIMPNRILIYCIKHEEDKTTKLFVRDHIKFPAVKEKRKLTPQSIVDRKQVASMMINPSLEESYRERTANTEFKQKEKPSFARKRGNLDAPNTDTKRRNPNLMINYHALSGSEVSFLQFRILGLMEKAASSITLKDILRKYPVPSHTYSIKNVVDTKMSLGKVEVSIEAARTALRKLDEGCSTKDAEAVCGPEVLKQIFRWKTKMNVYLGPFLHGMRYTSFGRHFTNVEKLKQIVDKLHWYVKTGDMIVDFCCGANDFSVIMKKKLEETGKNCYYKNYDLFQAKNDFNFEKKDWMTVQREELPMGSRLIMGLNPPFGVKASRANQFIDKALGFNPKLLILIVPSETQRLDQKASPYDLIWENSQLLSGKSFYLPGSVDVNGKHIDQHNVIPPPLYLWSRPDWSSEHYAIAQEHGHISIPQSATIENSSTHFEDRIRVH, from the exons ATGCCTAATTTCTTATGCCAGAACTGCAAATACAAACAACACCAGTGCTTTGTTTGTGGAGAGTTGGGATCTTCAGACAAATCTTCAGGTGCTGCTGAG gTTGTTCCCTGTGTTTCTCCGGTATGTGGTCAATTCTACCATCCACATTGTGTTGCAAAAGAACTTTCTCAAGATAATGGAGTTCCTGCTGAAGAACTTGAGAAAAAGATTACAATGGGAGAATCTTTTACATGTCCAGTTCATAAGTGCCGCGTTTGTAAACAAGGAGAAAATATTAAGGATCACGGTTTACAATTTGCTGTGTGCATGCTCTGTCCCAAGTCATACCACAGGAAATGCCTGCCAAg TTTTATTCCTTTTGAAGACGAAGGAACATGTGGTGAAGGAAAATTAGTAACAAGAGCTTGGGACGGAATAATGCCTAACCGTATACTAATATATTGCAT AAAACACGAGGAAGATAAAACAACTAAACTTTTTGTAAGGGACCACATAAAATTTCCTGCTGTTAAAGAGAAGAGGAAACTGACACCACAGTCTATTGTAGACAGAAAGCAAGTTGCGTCTATGATGATAAATCCTTCATTGGAAGAATCATACAGAGAAAGAACTGCAAACACAGAATTCAAACAGAAGGAGAAACCATCTTTTGCTAGAAAGCGTGGAAATTTGGATGCACCTAATACAGATACAAAAAGGAG AAATCCTAATTTGATGATTAATTATCACGCGCTGTCTGGTTCTGAGGTAAGTTTCTTGCAATTCAGAATATTGGGCTTAATGGAGAAGGCTGCATCTTCAATAACCTTGAAAGATATATTAAGGAAGTACCCAGTTCCATCTCATACTTACTCCATCAAAAATGTTGTGGACACGAAAATGTCATTGGGAAAGGTGGAAGTCTCGATTGAG GCCGCTAGAACAGCATTGAGAAAACTAGATGAAGGGTGCAGTACCAAAGATGCAGAAGCTGTTTGTGGGCCTGAGGTTCTTAAACAGATATTTAGATGGAAG ACAAAGATGAATGTTTATCTCGGTCCTTTCCTTCATGGCATGCGCTACACATCCTTTGGTCGTCATTTTACGAACGTGGAGAAACTAAAACAG ATTGTAGATAAGCTCCACTGGTATGTGAAGACCGGAGATATG ATTGTGGACTTTTGCTGTGGTGCTAATGACTTCAGTGTCATTATGAAAAAAAAGCTTGAAGAGACGGGAAAGAATTGCTACTACAAGAACTATGACCTTTTTCAAGCTAAG AATGATTTTAATTTCGAAAAGAAGGATTGGATGACTGTCCAGAGAGAGGAGTTACCCATGGGATCTCGGTTG ATCATGGGGCTGAACCCTCCTTTTGGAGTTAAAGCATCTCGGGCGAACCAGTTCATTGATAAGGCTCTCGGGTTTAATCCAAAGCTCCTAATTCTTATTGTTCCATCAGAAACACAAAG GCTGGATCAGAAGGCATCACCTTATGATCTGATTTGGGAGAATTCTCAGCTTCTATCAGGAAAG TCATTTTATCTACCTGGATCAGTTGATGTGAATGGTAAACATATAGACCAGCATAATGTGATTCCACCTCCTCTCTATCTCTGGAGTCGTCCTGATTGGTCTTCGGAACACTATGCTATAGCTCAAGAGCATGGTCACATTTCTATACCCCAGTCAGCAACG ATTGAGAACAGCAGCACTCATTTTGAAGACCGAATCAGGGTGCACTGA